One genomic region from Haloarcula taiwanensis encodes:
- a CDS encoding NADH dehydrogenase, giving the protein MQSAPLPETLANLLGLDPNSTAVMIVLSLVGAGLIGTLMMTNTALAGPWAKRKITAAFTDRIAVDRIGPYGLFIIVADAVRLLSKELIVPEGVDRPAWDLAPLIIASTALLGFAVIPMGNGIHLADPEVGLAYVFAVASTTSIGLVMAGYASNNKYSFLGGLRAVAQNLAYEIPLILTGASVVIFAGSLQMSEIVAAQQQSLIGPLPSWYAFVNPFAFVLFMIANLAEVGRNPFDIPEAPTEIVAGYQTEYSSVYFVLIYLGEFIHIFLGGAIIATIFLGGPAGPVLPGIVWFLIKIWGVFLFTQWARSAVPRVRIDQLIEIGWKGMLVLSLANLLLTAVIVGVTV; this is encoded by the coding sequence ATGCAGTCGGCGCCGTTACCGGAAACGCTCGCGAACCTGCTGGGGCTGGATCCCAACAGCACGGCCGTGATGATCGTGCTGAGCCTCGTCGGGGCCGGACTCATCGGGACACTCATGATGACGAACACGGCGCTTGCCGGCCCGTGGGCGAAGCGAAAGATTACGGCCGCGTTCACTGACCGCATCGCCGTCGACCGCATCGGTCCGTACGGGCTGTTCATCATCGTGGCCGACGCCGTCCGGCTGCTGTCGAAGGAACTCATCGTTCCCGAAGGCGTCGACCGACCGGCGTGGGACCTCGCGCCGCTGATTATCGCCAGTACCGCGCTGCTTGGCTTCGCCGTGATTCCGATGGGGAACGGCATCCACCTCGCCGACCCCGAAGTCGGGCTGGCGTACGTGTTCGCCGTGGCCTCGACCACGTCGATCGGTCTCGTGATGGCCGGCTACGCATCGAACAACAAGTACTCGTTCCTCGGCGGGCTGCGCGCCGTCGCGCAGAACCTCGCCTACGAGATCCCGCTCATTCTGACGGGCGCGTCGGTCGTCATCTTCGCCGGCTCGCTCCAGATGAGCGAAATCGTCGCGGCCCAGCAGCAGTCGCTGATCGGCCCGCTGCCGTCGTGGTACGCGTTCGTGAACCCATTCGCGTTCGTGCTGTTCATGATCGCGAACCTCGCGGAGGTCGGCCGGAACCCGTTCGACATCCCGGAAGCGCCGACCGAGATTGTCGCCGGCTACCAGACCGAGTACTCCTCAGTGTACTTCGTCCTGATCTACCTCGGGGAGTTCATCCACATCTTCCTCGGTGGGGCGATCATCGCTACGATCTTCCTCGGTGGACCGGCCGGTCCGGTTCTCCCGGGCATCGTCTGGTTCCTCATCAAGATCTGGGGCGTCTTCCTGTTCACGCAGTGGGCCCGCTCGGCGGTGCCCCGCGTCCGGATCGACCAGCTCATCGAAATCGGCTGGAAGGGAATGCTGGTGCTCTCGCTGGCGAACCTGCTGCTGACTGCCGTTATTGTCGGGGTGACCGTCTGA
- a CDS encoding (4Fe-4S)-binding protein: MIGILKSMATTMKHALDGETFTVEYPDVAPEVSPRFRGVHKWSQERCIWCRQCENVCPNNTIQIVMDEQRNGEQYNLHIGQCIYCRLCEEVCPTDAILLTQNFEFTADTKDEFAYDKEQLKNVPWYKDIDPLESREPDRGAWIGEGDGEVDYQ, encoded by the coding sequence ATGATTGGAATCCTGAAATCAATGGCGACGACGATGAAACACGCCCTCGACGGGGAGACGTTCACGGTGGAGTACCCGGACGTCGCCCCCGAGGTGAGTCCCCGCTTCCGCGGCGTCCACAAGTGGAGCCAGGAGCGGTGTATCTGGTGTCGGCAGTGTGAGAACGTCTGCCCGAACAACACCATCCAGATCGTGATGGACGAGCAGCGCAACGGCGAGCAGTACAACCTCCACATCGGCCAGTGTATCTACTGCCGGCTGTGTGAGGAGGTCTGCCCGACTGACGCGATTCTGCTGACCCAGAACTTCGAGTTCACCGCGGACACGAAAGACGAGTTCGCCTACGACAAGGAGCAACTCAAGAACGTGCCGTGGTACAAGGATATCGACCCGCTGGAGTCCCGCGAACCCGACCGGGGCGCGTGGATCGGCGAGGGCGACGGCGAAGTGGATTACCAGTAA
- a CDS encoding NADH dehydrogenase (Catalyzes the transfer of electrons from NADH to ubiquinone) yields MALAESIAFALFAIVTVSSAAGVVLVRDVWHSALLLGVSLVSVAVFYVMNQAAFVATMQILVYVGGVLVLITFAVMLTREDESVIEVTP; encoded by the coding sequence ATGGCACTGGCAGAGTCAATTGCGTTCGCGCTGTTCGCTATCGTAACGGTGAGCAGCGCTGCGGGCGTCGTGTTAGTCCGGGACGTCTGGCACTCGGCGCTGTTACTGGGCGTTTCACTCGTCAGCGTCGCAGTGTTCTACGTAATGAACCAGGCGGCGTTCGTCGCAACGATGCAGATCCTGGTGTACGTCGGCGGCGTCCTCGTTCTCATCACCTTCGCGGTGATGCTGACCCGCGAGGACGAGTCGGTGATCGAGGTGACACCATGA
- a CDS encoding NADH dehydrogenase, with translation MTTKPELQTEGSFVAGLAAIALFVVLGAVFMGVSFPAPAGFGEGAAITKSLGAAMFDIAPSAIMGEGETAVPGEGFLVAFETIDIVLVAALVGAVMLARREGAGESVTLGVETTDDDDMAVAADGGPGGDDS, from the coding sequence ATGACCACAAAGCCCGAACTACAGACGGAGGGGAGTTTCGTCGCTGGACTGGCCGCAATCGCCCTGTTCGTCGTCCTCGGTGCAGTGTTCATGGGCGTCTCGTTTCCCGCGCCAGCGGGCTTTGGCGAGGGAGCAGCAATAACTAAGAGCCTCGGCGCGGCGATGTTCGACATCGCTCCGAGCGCGATTATGGGCGAGGGTGAGACGGCTGTTCCCGGTGAAGGGTTCCTCGTTGCCTTCGAGACTATCGACATCGTGCTGGTAGCCGCACTCGTTGGGGCCGTCATGCTTGCCCGACGAGAGGGTGCTGGCGAGTCAGTAACACTCGGTGTCGAAACCACGGATGACGACGACATGGCTGTTGCCGCTGACGGTGGCCCGGGGGGTGACGACTCGTGA
- a CDS encoding NADH-quinone oxidoreductase subunit K has product MIPAETYLLLSAAIFCIGLFGILTRRNALIFLMSVELMLNAANINLVAFSLQHGNLTGQVFTLFTMALAAAEVAIGIGIVLVLYRNFTDVDVTKATTMRW; this is encoded by the coding sequence GTGATTCCGGCTGAGACGTACCTCCTCCTGTCGGCGGCCATATTCTGTATCGGTCTGTTCGGCATCCTCACCCGACGGAACGCGCTCATCTTCCTGATGTCCGTCGAGTTGATGCTGAACGCTGCGAATATCAACCTCGTCGCGTTCTCGCTGCAACACGGGAACCTCACCGGCCAGGTGTTCACCCTGTTCACGATGGCACTCGCCGCCGCGGAGGTCGCCATCGGCATCGGTATCGTCCTGGTCCTGTACCGCAACTTCACAGACGTGGACGTGACGAAGGCGACGACGATGAGGTGGTAA